Proteins found in one Chloroflexota bacterium genomic segment:
- a CDS encoding enoyl-CoA hydratase/isomerase family protein: MLVTHPASGVGLVTLDRPAQLNALNAALMRQLAEALEALDADAAVRCIVITGAGDRAFAAGADIRELVDETAASLEAGHTFDAWDVVARIRTPIVAAVRGFALGGGCELAMSCDMIVAGDDARFGQPEIRIGVMPGAGGTQRLTRAIGKAKAMELLLTGRTIGAREADALGLVTTVVPAEATLEAALELAGRVAAGPQLAIQATTMAVDLAYVLPLSDAVEAERRSFFGLFGTSDQGEGMRAFIERREPRWSGR, from the coding sequence ATCCTGGTGACGCACCCGGCATCCGGCGTCGGCCTCGTCACGCTCGATCGGCCGGCCCAGCTCAACGCCCTCAATGCGGCGCTCATGCGGCAGCTCGCCGAGGCGCTCGAGGCGCTCGACGCGGACGCCGCCGTTCGCTGCATCGTCATCACCGGAGCCGGCGATCGGGCGTTCGCGGCCGGGGCGGACATCCGCGAGCTCGTCGACGAAACGGCCGCGAGCCTCGAGGCCGGCCATACCTTCGACGCATGGGACGTCGTGGCCCGCATCCGGACGCCCATCGTGGCCGCCGTCCGCGGCTTTGCCCTCGGCGGCGGCTGCGAGCTGGCGATGAGCTGCGACATGATCGTGGCCGGCGACGACGCGCGGTTCGGGCAACCGGAGATCCGGATCGGCGTCATGCCTGGTGCCGGCGGGACCCAGCGCCTCACCCGCGCGATCGGCAAGGCGAAGGCGATGGAACTGCTGCTCACGGGTCGAACCATCGGGGCCCGGGAGGCGGATGCACTCGGCCTCGTGACCACCGTCGTGCCCGCGGAGGCCACTCTCGAGGCGGCCCTCGAGCTGGCCGGGCGGGTGGCGGCCGGACCGCAGCTCGCGATCCAGGCGACCACGATGGCGGTCGATCTGGCCTATGTCCTGCCGCTGTCGGATGCCGTCGAAGCCGAGCGCCGATCGTTCTTCGGCCTGTTCGGGACGTCCGACCAGGGCGAAGGGATGCGGGCGTTCATCGAGCGGCGCGAACCACGCTGGAGCGGTCGCTAG